From a region of the Helicobacter hepaticus ATCC 51449 genome:
- a CDS encoding twin-arginine translocation signal domain-containing protein: MSKMQESNQTRRKFLKTAGVGGAVVAIGSLSLTGCSGEHTQKEVIKGKSKKQEVLYRDDTTYWQTYFSVAK; the protein is encoded by the coding sequence ATGTCTAAAATGCAAGAAAGCAATCAAACTCGGCGTAAGTTTTTAAAAACTGCTGGGGTAGGTGGCGCTGTGGTTGCGATAGGCTCTCTTAGTTTGACTGGTTGTTCTGGAGAACACACACAAAAAGAAGTCATTAAGGGTAAGAGCAAAAAGCAAGAGGTGTTGTATCGTGATGATACAACATATTGGCAAACTTATTTTTCAGTTGCCAAATAG
- a CDS encoding molecular chaperone TorD family protein produces MARDILESVASARALYYDFFAGLFLYELLSERSSVLLKQVKILKENILNERDNAHFELLESELERKGTQQILREYTHTFILPFAVPHESDCKNEKVKSENTQIMLYLSHYLEGYLNGKALLKARSLTKQSTFRLNTQECKESEEHLGFLLLLMRHLLLSPNEGDRVLSAQVVDELVIPLGDFVVAALIQREDLSYYASVGYLLQSFLNVERSLK; encoded by the coding sequence ATGGCACGAGATATTTTAGAATCTGTAGCAAGTGCGAGAGCATTATATTATGATTTTTTTGCAGGATTATTTTTATATGAATTGCTGAGTGAGCGCTCAAGCGTTTTGCTAAAACAAGTAAAAATTTTAAAGGAAAATATCCTTAATGAGCGAGATAATGCGCATTTTGAGCTTTTAGAAAGTGAATTAGAGCGTAAGGGCACACAACAGATTTTACGCGAATACACTCATACTTTTATTTTGCCCTTTGCTGTGCCTCACGAATCAGATTGCAAAAATGAAAAAGTAAAAAGTGAAAATACTCAAATAATGCTTTATCTTTCGCATTATCTTGAAGGTTATTTGAATGGCAAGGCTTTACTTAAAGCACGTAGCCTTACTAAACAAAGCACTTTTAGGCTTAATACTCAAGAATGCAAGGAAAGCGAGGAACATTTAGGCTTTTTGTTGCTTTTAATGCGTCATCTTTTGCTTTCTCCTAATGAGGGAGATAGGGTATTGAGTGCTCAAGTTGTAGATGAACTTGTGATTCCTTTAGGAGATTTTGTTGTAGCTGCACTTATTCAAAGAGAGGATTTGAGTTATTATGCAAGTGTGGGTTATTTATTACAGAGTTTTTTAAATGTTGAGCGGAGTTTAAAATGA
- a CDS encoding 4Fe-4S dicluster domain-containing protein has product MKQHRLTELLNNEELEILQECDELTLDFTSLSKDALSVVTPHCVVIGYGELCDTFLALCVNEKHTALEVLHLLPQDFVRLSGHLGAFKLYFKNAQGAVEEIATSQVVSFAPLENLPHFKGVHTPNMYESADSMLRSLLALCGEQNYSRSIVFDSSHCQYQGRRPFSDGSNVCHSCVDICPTMGVSSDDSLKILHLSPIDCISCGKCVSVCPTGSMQREGDGLESFTYKARLYKGRIPLIVARADLESQQFAKDFRALKEYNCLLLPFVLEVPDMLNSTYFLTLLQESSAPIVLYSPLGEHISSDIESLNTIYERIFAKKAIYNFTDSQALGMLQPLTQSHYIYTPASKETSKDIFSERMRFWIKQEEYSKVSIKGFGILGIDARKCTMCLSCVEACNTNALINNNSSFELLYKSSLCTGCGYCVASCAEQVLSIESHTLNLIPESFEYIPIAVDEPFRCIECDKIFATRKSIEKIKQILTPAFGSDILKLKTLECCADCKVKVMFEGAH; this is encoded by the coding sequence ATGAAACAACATCGATTAACTGAGCTTTTGAACAATGAGGAATTAGAAATCTTACAAGAATGTGATGAACTCACGCTTGATTTTACCTCTTTAAGCAAAGATGCTTTAAGCGTGGTTACTCCACATTGTGTAGTAATTGGCTATGGAGAGCTATGCGATACTTTTTTGGCACTTTGTGTCAATGAAAAGCATACTGCACTTGAGGTGCTTCATCTTTTACCACAGGATTTTGTGCGCCTTAGCGGACATCTTGGAGCTTTTAAGTTGTATTTTAAAAATGCTCAAGGTGCAGTTGAAGAAATTGCTACTTCGCAGGTAGTTTCATTTGCCCCACTTGAGAATCTCCCTCATTTTAAAGGTGTGCATACACCAAATATGTATGAGAGTGCAGATTCAATGTTGCGCTCTTTACTTGCTTTATGCGGGGAGCAAAATTATAGTCGTAGCATTGTATTTGATTCATCACATTGTCAATATCAAGGACGTCGCCCATTCTCTGACGGAAGCAATGTGTGTCATAGTTGTGTTGATATATGCCCGACTATGGGTGTAAGCAGTGATGATTCTTTAAAAATATTGCATCTCTCACCTATTGATTGCATTTCTTGCGGTAAATGTGTGAGTGTATGTCCCACGGGAAGTATGCAACGCGAAGGTGATGGATTAGAATCTTTTACTTACAAAGCACGACTTTATAAAGGGCGCATACCGCTTATAGTAGCAAGAGCAGACCTTGAATCGCAACAATTTGCCAAAGACTTTCGTGCCCTCAAAGAATACAATTGCTTACTTTTGCCTTTTGTCCTAGAAGTGCCTGATATGCTTAATAGCACTTATTTCCTTACGCTTTTGCAAGAATCAAGTGCGCCAATTGTGCTTTATAGTCCATTGGGTGAGCATATTTCTAGCGATATAGAATCTTTAAATACTATTTATGAGCGCATTTTTGCAAAAAAAGCAATCTATAATTTTACAGATTCGCAAGCTTTAGGTATGTTGCAACCACTTACACAAAGTCATTATATTTATACACCTGCGAGCAAGGAGACAAGCAAGGACATTTTTTCTGAACGTATGCGTTTTTGGATTAAGCAAGAAGAATATAGCAAAGTGTCAATTAAGGGTTTTGGTATCTTGGGTATTGATGCGCGAAAATGCACAATGTGCCTTAGTTGTGTGGAAGCGTGTAATACCAATGCTTTAATTAATAATAATTCGTCATTTGAGCTACTTTATAAGTCCTCACTTTGCACAGGTTGTGGGTATTGTGTAGCAAGTTGTGCCGAGCAAGTCTTAAGCATAGAATCTCACACGCTCAATCTTATCCCTGAAAGTTTTGAATATATCCCAATAGCGGTTGATGAGCCATTTAGATGTATAGAATGTGATAAAATTTTTGCTACACGTAAAAGTATTGAAAAAATTAAGCAGATTCTTACTCCTGCTTTTGGTAGCGATATTCTTAAGCTTAAAACTTTAGAATGTTGTGCAGATTGCAAGGTAAAAGTTATGTTTGAGGGAGCGCATTAA
- a CDS encoding glycine zipper family protein, translating into MKTIYESDEIVVTQQDNLTYYMQINNQDKVSNDSSALTSAISAIRNAVWALDVYSNTKVQLIVVVLGSTPNALIMQNNPNNSQLKNFIVLNLDVIVGFSATKIAPKILNKALIGAGIGTLAGSIIPGLGNAAGATSGFIAGAGRVLFLAGVGYFSTAILSNIYDALEIDELYDYLKKNIFSSQNKYEQETLRNPTEQELKIVLSNIDSNSTSNDIDKLLHSFPNYLKQDSQQESHIPQLYLLSPLLFSSDTINSHRVGEIHFQIQALDEYTRIPIENAKLQLQNVNLGQESITNTQGLATFMIKESEYLKPFMAKLIHNNYQECPIFDRSIIPNAYRSAKKPLELRFLGKIHCYFNGKELYINNGNKAIDYFNAYSGNALSLGEKEELIKQYGYESFVSYKDNQNKISYFCLDKEWQKQKDKGAIPDGIYYIDINKSKNDKSSGIRMVSKRDRQIQWGKYNIPIYTNKECTNTIESTTQRNNFYIHGGESYGDNGGIDETL; encoded by the coding sequence ATGAAAACGATTTATGAAAGCGATGAGATAGTCGTAACCCAACAAGATAATTTAACTTATTATATGCAAATCAACAATCAGGATAAGGTATCCAATGACTCAAGTGCTTTAACGAGTGCAATCAGTGCTATAAGAAATGCTGTTTGGGCATTAGATGTATATTCAAATACAAAAGTTCAACTCATTGTTGTTGTTTTAGGTTCAACTCCAAATGCTCTTATAATGCAAAATAATCCAAACAATTCTCAACTTAAAAATTTTATTGTTTTAAATCTTGATGTAATAGTTGGTTTTTCTGCCACAAAAATAGCACCAAAGATATTAAATAAAGCACTCATTGGGGCTGGAATCGGAACATTAGCTGGTTCGATTATACCTGGATTAGGTAATGCTGCAGGCGCGACAAGTGGATTTATTGCAGGTGCAGGAAGAGTATTGTTTTTGGCTGGAGTAGGTTATTTTTCGACAGCAATACTTAGTAATATTTATGACGCATTGGAAATTGATGAATTATATGATTATTTAAAGAAAAATATATTCAGTTCTCAAAACAAATATGAACAAGAAACATTAAGGAATCCGACTGAGCAGGAATTAAAGATAGTTTTAAGCAATATAGATTCTAACTCCACTTCAAATGATATAGATAAGTTACTCCATTCTTTCCCCAACTACCTCAAACAAGACTCTCAACAAGAATCCCATATTCCCCAACTCTACCTACTCTCTCCTCTCCTCTTTTCTTCTGATACCATTAACTCTCATAGAGTTGGAGAGATACACTTTCAAATCCAAGCCTTAGATGAATACACAAGAATACCCATAGAGAATGCAAAACTCCAATTACAAAATGTCAATCTAGGACAAGAATCTATCACTAATACTCAAGGTTTAGCTACTTTTATGATTAAAGAGAGTGAATATTTAAAACCTTTTATGGCAAAGCTTATTCACAATAACTATCAAGAATGTCCTATCTTTGATAGAAGTATCATTCCTAATGCTTATAGAAGTGCTAAGAAACCTTTAGAATTAAGATTCTTAGGAAAAATCCATTGTTATTTCAATGGAAAAGAGCTCTATATAAACAATGGCAATAAAGCAATAGACTACTTTAATGCTTATAGTGGAAACGCTTTAAGTTTAGGGGAGAAAGAGGAATTAATAAAACAATATGGGTATGAGAGTTTTGTGAGTTATAAAGATAATCAAAATAAGATTTCTTATTTTTGTTTAGATAAAGAGTGGCAAAAACAAAAAGATAAAGGAGCAATTCCAGATGGAATATACTATATAGACATCAATAAAAGTAAAAATGATAAGAGTAGTGGTATAAGAATGGTTAGTAAAAGAGACAGACAGATTCAATGGGGCAAATATAATATCCCTATCTATACCAATAAAGAATGCACGAATACTATAGAATCTACCACACAAAGAAATAATTTCTACATTCACGGAGGAGAAAGCTATGGGGATAATGGAGGGATAGATGAAACACTTTGA
- a CDS encoding bacteriophage T4 gp5 trimerisation domain-containing protein — translation MSWIQINFNPPLPLNAHQTSLSARTLNNSSALQAENTNSHHNLIESGFNEITLSNLKEQEHIYLQAQRDYEELIKHNFLQTIHNNKESQVEGTYNERIKKIHTQTIDLAKIVSIGGEYNTNVALSKDTIVGLSHTLNVGVDNKVRIAKKSSEYVGEDKEVEIGGNLNTSIEQDESRNVGGNKREIIQGTLDIQSIKEYNLSTQSQMNFNAKDNILFFGKESTSFETQKELSFIADNTDMESKSNFTATAGNQILHQVGDTSITAKGDCVIIKAGGVEVVIDSKGLVVKGGEVKAE, via the coding sequence TTGAGTTGGATTCAGATTAATTTCAATCCTCCCCTCCCTTTAAATGCTCATCAAACAAGTTTAAGTGCAAGAACTCTTAATAATAGCAGTGCATTGCAAGCAGAGAATACAAACTCTCATCACAATCTCATAGAATCTGGATTCAATGAAATCACGCTCTCCAATCTCAAAGAACAAGAACACATCTATCTTCAAGCACAAAGAGATTATGAAGAACTCATTAAGCATAACTTTCTCCAAACCATACATAACAATAAAGAATCTCAAGTAGAGGGAACTTATAATGAAAGGATTAAAAAGATTCATACTCAAACCATAGATTTAGCAAAGATTGTAAGTATTGGAGGAGAATATAATACCAATGTAGCTTTATCTAAAGATACCATTGTAGGATTAAGTCATACTTTAAATGTAGGAGTAGATAACAAAGTAAGGATTGCAAAGAAGAGTAGTGAATATGTAGGAGAGGATAAGGAGGTGGAGATAGGGGGGAATCTCAATACAAGTATAGAACAAGATGAGAGTAGGAATGTAGGGGGGAATAAGAGGGAAATCATACAAGGGACATTAGACATACAGAGTATAAAAGAATATAATCTTTCTACTCAATCCCAAATGAATTTTAATGCTAAAGATAATATCTTATTCTTTGGCAAAGAATCTACTTCATTTGAAACACAAAAAGAACTTTCTTTTATAGCAGATAATACTGATATGGAATCTAAGAGTAATTTTACTGCTACAGCTGGCAACCAAATCCTTCACCAAGTAGGAGATACTTCAATTACTGCTAAGGGAGATTGTGTTATTATTAAAGCAGGTGGAGTAGAAGTAGTGATAGATTCTAAAGGATTAGTTGTTAAAGGTGGGGAGGTAAAGGCGGAGTGA
- a CDS encoding DNA adenine methylase — MNAIVSLKTLIPPLKIQGIKSKIIPHIRDIFQTWNKKGIYFEPFMGSGVVGFNLAPKRAIFSDNNPHIIAFYQAIQQGVITKDSARKYLQYEGDILQKVGQEHYLKVRERFNQTHSPFDFLFLNRSCFNGLMRFNSKGRFNVPYCKKDARFSAAYITKITNQIDAVARLIQHSDYEFRICDFSLVLQEAKKNDFIYCDPPYIDRHSDYFNAWSESNERELYKILKNTKAQFLLSTWHSNVYRQNQYMNEYWNNFKLKLIEHFYHLGASEVNRHTIKEALIQNKVMS, encoded by the coding sequence ATGAATGCGATAGTCTCACTCAAAACCCTTATCCCACCGCTTAAGATTCAAGGGATAAAATCTAAAATTATTCCTCACATAAGAGATATTTTTCAAACTTGGAATAAAAAGGGCATATATTTTGAACCTTTTATGGGCAGTGGTGTTGTTGGGTTTAACCTTGCTCCTAAAAGAGCGATTTTCAGCGACAATAACCCCCATATTATTGCTTTTTATCAAGCGATTCAGCAAGGTGTCATTACAAAAGATTCCGCACGAAAGTATTTGCAATACGAAGGAGATATTTTACAAAAAGTGGGGCAAGAACATTACTTGAAAGTGAGGGAGAGATTTAACCAAACCCATAGTCCTTTTGACTTTTTGTTTCTTAATCGGAGTTGTTTTAATGGTTTAATGCGGTTTAATTCCAAAGGCAGATTCAATGTGCCTTATTGCAAAAAAGACGCTCGATTTTCCGCCGCCTATATCACCAAAATCACTAATCAAATCGATGCGGTAGCTAGACTGATACAGCACAGCGACTATGAATTTAGAATCTGCGATTTTTCTTTGGTTTTGCAAGAAGCAAAGAAAAATGACTTTATCTATTGCGACCCGCCTTATATCGATAGGCATAGCGATTATTTCAATGCGTGGAGCGAAAGCAATGAAAGAGAACTTTACAAAATCCTTAAAAATACGAAAGCTCAATTTCTTCTCTCAACTTGGCATAGCAATGTTTATCGACAAAATCAATATATGAACGAATATTGGAATAATTTTAAATTAAAATTAATTGAACATTTTTATCATTTAGGTGCAAGTGAAGTAAATCGCCATACCATTAAAGAAGCCTTGATACAAAATAAGGTAATGAGTTGA
- a CDS encoding EcoRV family type II restriction endonuclease: MNKKAFIESFRDFLSNLESKICQPNHQWKIKGFIDSDTHIFSLSNDTKVISKILEIHIFPYILEFAKTHHFNVVLPYHQNYYPDLSFVSQKDSTIKYAIDLKTTYRNENNPKLCNGFTLGSHGEYFKNRESNKNIQFPYKDYLGHFCLGVIYDRVKIDELKRYKLDDLGKIQSVIQNLTLFFVEKYKIASDCSGSGNTANIGSIKNIDDILNEKGVFADLGESLFDDYWINYGKITITDSQGKTKNITKLSEYLTYRGKSQ; this comes from the coding sequence GTGAATAAAAAAGCCTTTATAGAAAGCTTTAGAGATTTTTTATCAAATTTAGAATCCAAGATTTGCCAACCTAATCATCAATGGAAAATCAAAGGTTTTATTGATAGCGATACACACATATTTTCGCTTTCTAACGACACTAAAGTAATTTCTAAAATTTTAGAAATCCATATTTTCCCTTATATCCTAGAATTTGCTAAAACACATCATTTTAATGTTGTTTTACCTTATCATCAAAATTATTATCCTGATTTATCGTTTGTATCCCAAAAAGATTCTACTATTAAATATGCGATTGATTTAAAAACAACTTATCGCAATGAAAATAACCCAAAACTCTGTAATGGCTTTACTTTAGGCTCTCACGGCGAATATTTTAAAAATAGAGAATCAAACAAAAACATACAATTCCCCTACAAAGACTATTTAGGACATTTTTGTTTGGGGGTGATTTATGATAGGGTGAAAATTGATGAATTAAAACGATACAAGCTTGATGATTTGGGCAAGATTCAATCTGTGATTCAAAATTTGACCTTGTTTTTTGTAGAAAAATATAAAATCGCGAGTGATTGTAGCGGAAGTGGCAACACTGCCAATATAGGAAGCATTAAGAATATAGATGATATTTTGAATGAAAAAGGAGTGTTTGCGGATTTAGGAGAGTCTCTATTTGATGATTATTGGATAAACTATGGGAAAATCACTATTACCGATTCTCAAGGCAAAACCAAAAACATCACAAAACTTAGCGAATACCTAACTTATAGAGGTAAAAGTCAATGA
- a CDS encoding type VI secretion system Vgr family protein, whose translation MSAFLSLDINSITFTITKAHIRESLQSPFHITCNGFIESFYADIFSATFASLGKTNSPSHTIQSHTQDTDFASSAPPYSFALDQPFNLQLLQDNFALLYISNPYGNTNYHSALSISLGNTSTPIKSYKGIITHIEYLGSKSNVSLDTNNTINTITDITNTSQQKTLSSLDIPTPKSINHRHFFTFTLTSPLIRLSLNKANRIYTDKTPLDILKDILTAYTPQLCKQIDFSSLSQIDNPLEIITQYEESDLDFITRLAHNNGIYFYEDNDTLYVCHHTPYTPIPLTKVPFNPNVKTHNNLNEPCIFALTHSHHIHTKQFNFFSNDANNPQINTYMYSKYIDKQSPDIATHSTSNDTSLAQEDMNNPYNYTASMQSVFIPNVSFTYQANIKSLCSNQAQHTANTQALMNAQSNIYTLCLAQRLYIESKNKSLLGNNIQDNKTQEFINEYTIIALEQTLINESILADTLPSHQQANDSNISRFKDTYSNLITLLPSNLSYMPTPKPKPNPPSLMQGIVVGEEYIKAKNIKEANASIIKQSNTLYTDNFGRVKVRLHAFMAQALLTDNDIHTTPNTNNTKHSNNTHLEDDLYTLNTHTAFLRVASPIASASSGFYHTPRVGDEVLISYLNNDIDMPIIIGSLYNPSNPALPPLPLNAHQTSLSARTLNNSSALQAENTNSHHNLIESGFNEITLSNLKEQEHIYLQAQRDYEELIKHNFLQTIHNNKESQVEGTYNERIKKIHTQTIDLAKIVSIGGEYNTNVALSKDTIVGLSHTLNVGVDNKVRIAKKSSEYVGEDKEVEIGGNLNTSIKQDESRNVGGNKREVVEGDSDISIEKKFNIQTQGEIAIHSNENIHLSSPQSLSLESDRAAVMVADNITMIADSNYLLNANNEATIQVSDTSIVAKSDSIVIKAGGVEVVIDSKGLVVKGGEVKAE comes from the coding sequence ATGAGTGCTTTTCTTTCTTTGGATATTAACTCTATCACCTTTACCATCACCAAAGCCCATATTAGAGAAAGTTTGCAGTCTCCTTTTCATATTACTTGTAATGGTTTTATAGAATCCTTTTATGCAGATATATTTTCTGCTACTTTTGCTTCTTTGGGTAAAACAAACTCTCCCTCACACACAATCCAATCTCATACCCAAGATACCGATTTTGCATCATCTGCTCCCCCTTATTCTTTTGCATTAGACCAACCTTTCAATCTCCAGCTATTGCAAGATAATTTTGCTCTATTATATATTTCTAATCCCTATGGCAACACAAACTATCATAGTGCTCTTTCTATCTCTTTAGGTAATACTTCTACCCCTATTAAATCATATAAGGGTATCATTACACATATAGAGTATTTAGGTTCTAAATCTAATGTTTCCTTAGATACAAATAACACAATCAACACTATTACTGACATAACCAATACTTCTCAACAAAAGACACTCTCTTCCTTAGATATACCTACACCTAAATCTATAAACCATAGACATTTCTTTACCTTTACACTCACTTCTCCTCTCATAAGACTTTCACTCAATAAAGCAAATAGAATCTATACAGATAAAACACCTTTAGACATACTCAAAGATATACTCACTGCTTATACTCCACAATTATGCAAACAAATAGATTTTTCTTCTCTTAGCCAAATTGATAATCCTTTAGAGATTATCACCCAATATGAAGAATCTGATTTAGATTTCATCACACGATTAGCTCATAATAATGGTATATACTTTTATGAAGACAATGATACCTTATATGTATGTCATCACACACCCTATACTCCTATTCCTCTCACTAAAGTCCCTTTTAATCCTAATGTAAAAACACATAATAATCTTAATGAACCCTGTATTTTTGCTCTCACACATTCTCATCATATACACACAAAACAATTTAACTTCTTCAGCAATGATGCAAACAATCCTCAAATCAATACTTATATGTATTCAAAATATATTGACAAACAATCCCCAGATATTGCCACTCATTCTACATCAAATGATACTTCTCTAGCACAAGAAGATATGAATAATCCTTATAACTATACTGCCTCTATGCAAAGTGTATTTATACCCAATGTGAGTTTTACCTATCAAGCGAATATAAAGTCTCTTTGCTCTAATCAAGCCCAACATACTGCCAATACTCAAGCTCTTATGAACGCTCAAAGCAATATCTATACACTCTGTTTAGCTCAAAGATTATATATAGAATCTAAAAATAAATCTCTTTTAGGAAATAATATTCAAGATAATAAAACGCAAGAGTTTATAAATGAATATACTATCATAGCATTAGAGCAAACCCTTATAAACGAATCTATTCTTGCAGATACTTTACCCTCTCATCAACAAGCCAATGATAGCAACATCTCTCGGTTCAAAGATACTTATAGTAATCTTATTACTCTCTTGCCTTCAAACCTATCTTATATGCCTACACCCAAGCCCAAACCAAACCCTCCATCTCTTATGCAAGGTATAGTTGTAGGAGAAGAGTATATAAAAGCCAAGAATATTAAAGAGGCTAATGCAAGTATCATCAAACAGAGCAACACGCTTTATACAGATAACTTTGGCAGGGTAAAAGTAAGGCTGCATGCCTTTATGGCACAAGCTTTACTCACGGATAATGATATACACACAACACCCAATACAAACAATACCAAACATTCAAACAATACTCATTTAGAAGATGATTTATATACTCTTAATACACACACAGCTTTTCTTAGAGTAGCCTCTCCTATTGCAAGTGCAAGTTCAGGTTTTTATCATACTCCAAGAGTGGGAGATGAAGTATTAATAAGTTACTTAAATAATGACATAGATATGCCCATCATTATAGGCAGTCTCTACAATCCAAGTAATCCTGCCTTACCTCCCCTCCCTTTAAATGCTCATCAAACAAGTTTAAGTGCAAGAACTCTTAATAATAGCAGTGCATTGCAAGCAGAGAATACAAACTCTCATCACAATCTCATAGAATCTGGATTCAATGAAATCACGCTCTCCAATCTCAAAGAACAAGAACACATCTATCTTCAAGCACAAAGAGATTATGAAGAACTCATTAAGCATAACTTTCTCCAAACCATACATAACAATAAAGAATCTCAAGTAGAGGGAACTTATAATGAAAGGATTAAAAAGATTCATACTCAAACCATAGATTTAGCAAAGATTGTAAGTATTGGAGGAGAATATAATACCAATGTAGCTTTATCTAAAGATACCATTGTAGGATTAAGTCATACTTTAAATGTAGGAGTAGATAACAAAGTAAGGATTGCAAAGAAGAGTAGTGAATATGTAGGAGAGGATAAGGAGGTGGAGATAGGGGGGAATCTCAATACAAGTATCAAACAAGATGAGAGTAGGAATGTAGGGGGGAATAAGAGAGAGGTGGTGGAGGGGGACAGCGATATAAGCATTGAGAAAAAGTTTAATATTCAAACACAAGGTGAAATTGCTATTCATTCTAATGAGAATATTCATTTGTCATCTCCTCAATCTTTGAGTTTAGAATCTGATAGAGCTGCTGTAATGGTTGCAGACAATATAACAATGATTGCAGATTCTAATTATCTCCTTAATGCTAATAATGAAGCAACAATTCAAGTGAGCGATACTTCTATTGTAGCCAAAAGTGATTCTATCGTTATTAAAGCTGGTGGAGTAGAAGTAGTCATAGATTCTAAAGGATTAGTCGTTAAAGGTGGGGAGGTAAAGGCAGAGTGA
- a CDS encoding Hcp family type VI secretion system effector, whose product MAQPAYIKIEGVTQGLISSGASTQESIGNRYQAGHEDEIMAQEISHIVTVPTDTQSGQPSGQRVHRPFIFTCSLNKAVPLLYNALTKGERLNNVEVHWFRTSIGGGAEHYFTTKLEDAIITDIDLIMPNAQDTSNNNKTELFRVSLNYRKIIWEHVVAGTSGSDDWRNA is encoded by the coding sequence ATGGCGCAGCCAGCATATATTAAAATTGAAGGTGTTACACAAGGACTTATTTCTAGTGGGGCTTCTACGCAAGAGAGCATAGGTAATCGTTACCAAGCAGGACACGAAGATGAAATTATGGCTCAAGAGATTTCTCATATTGTAACTGTTCCCACAGATACACAAAGCGGACAACCATCAGGTCAAAGGGTGCATAGACCCTTTATTTTTACCTGTTCTCTCAATAAAGCTGTTCCTTTACTTTACAATGCCCTCACAAAGGGTGAAAGATTAAACAATGTAGAAGTACATTGGTTTAGGACATCAATAGGTGGTGGAGCAGAACATTACTTCACTACAAAATTAGAAGATGCTATTATTACAGACATAGACCTTATTATGCCAAATGCACAAGATACAAGCAATAATAACAAAACTGAGCTCTTTAGGGTTTCTCTTAATTATCGAAAAATTATTTGGGAACATGTTGTTGCAGGAACGAGCGGAAGTGATGACTGGAGAAATGCTTAA